The Lineus longissimus chromosome 8, tnLinLong1.2, whole genome shotgun sequence region TTTATGGCATATTTCAGTGCTTTCTGTTCGCCACTTACTAGTCtgattatgatacatgtacatatgttaaACAACATAGCAATGATAGTTCAGACAGTCCTACAATGAGATAAGGCAGAAACTCCCAAGAAAAATCAGACTTCAGACTTACTATATTTTACCATTGTAGGAATGAAGTTCTCTTCGCATGAATGTCGTCCTTTGCTAGTCATAATATTATTTCATAATGATGTGTTGTCTATTTGACAACTTGGACAACATATTTTCAGTGTCATCACATTTTATACTTTTCATCATACTTTCTGTCATACAATTGAGCTCAGATCTTGGACTTGTTTTTGTGAGCTTGCGTGTAATTATTGTGCAATTTGTGATCAGACAATCGTTTATTATTACAAGTTACTATCAGCTCTTTATCATTGCTATCAACTCTCTTCACTACTTAATAAGACCCTAATAAAACTGAACTGAACACAAGTACGACACTATCTGAAATAAGCTAGTTTTTTCAGCATGAGTTGTTCTTTGGTAAAGACAAGAACTGGTTTCATTAACACACACATGGATTTATTCCAAACCATTTCAGCATCAACTTTTGCTTTCATATACACTTACATTCATGAATACATTTCGACAACATTTTGGGTGTAGGAGGATATATGGGTGTACTTAACAGTATGGGGTGCAAATCATCATTTTGGGTGTAGGAGGATATATGGGTGTACTTAACAGTATGGGGTGCAGACCATCATTTTGGGTGTAGGAGGATATATGGGTGTACTTAACAGTATGAGGTGCAAACCATCATTTTGGGTGTAGGAGGATATATATGAGTGTACTAAACAGTATGGGGTGCAAACCATCATTTTGGGGATATATGAGTGTACTAAACAGTATGGGGTGCAAACCATCATTTTGGGGGTAGTAGGATATATGGGTGTACTTAACAATATAGGGTGCAAACCATCAGGAAAGTGTGCATATTATGGATGTGTCTTAACCACCTTTGTATTAAGCGATCAGTTGCCGTGATTTCTCTCTAACCAGTGTAAATCTGTCATAATAGGCGAATGTTGCGTTTAAGTAGATGAATAACCTCTATCTTGTATTGTGATGTCGTCGAGGTGACTGTTTATGGGATGTGAATAGTATTGCCAAATTTGGCACTGTCTGGAATGGTTAACTGTTGAGCACGTCAAAACTTGCCCTTCAGAAAAATCCAGTTCTTGGTAGGCGTTGATCATTGGAAACCTATTCAAATCTTGCCCCTCAGACATATTCAGCTCTTGAGTTAGTGTTGATGAACTGTGACCTTGTTATAGTCGATGTTTAGATACGCACACTAATAGCAGCTTGATATCTATGTAGTCACTGCGCCCATATTGTTTGGGTATCAGAGTATGTGTTCTGGAACAGTGTTGAAGGTATAAAAGCCTTCTCCGTTCATTAAAAAACTGATTGGAAACTGATCTTGTGGTCCTCTGGAATCTAAATTTGCTCAGTCCTCACTAGTGCTAATGGCAGTCAGATGTTTGATGTTGCCTGTACGAGGTGCTTATCTTCAGTTGTATATGTTGTTGATAGATCAGTCGTGCCTGGTCTTACTCATGTTATTGCTGGGACAGCTGTGCCTGGTGTTTActcactgtacataatattactGTGTTTTCCATGAATAATGATCATTATGACTTTTTCAgatggtgtttttttgttcttttgtttgGCAGATTAGGTAGGTATCATTATATTACACAGCTGAACCCATCAACAACACCTGCCcaacattttctaaaattcaccttctccatacatgttctctTCTTTTTGGTCCACTGATATCCACAGCTTCCTCAAGTTTAACAGTGGATCCCATAATAAATGCAGAATCAGCAGGACATTTCCAAGTCCTAAATTAGGTGGGATGTTTCAATGAGCATAGCAGTTACACAAACCAGAGCACAATGCCATTTCTGCAATATACGTGTGGCATTGCAAAactgttttgaagaattttcaaATTATAGTCTTTCAAATTTGGTTCCTTCTGTGTAGCTCCGAGATGCAGAAATCTTTGGCCAGGCTTTCAATTTCTGGTGCAATAAATTGATGGAGAACCTGGCTTTGAAGTCCTCATCGCCCTTACTAAAGGGATACCATAGGACGTAATTTAAATTCCATAAGTTATTGAAGAGGTTGTAGGACACACCAGTGATCGCGTCGGTCTGGTGAAGTGGTAGGGGTAATGCTGTTCCTGGGAGAGTCTTTGTGATTGTCGAAACTAATGCTACATCTTTGGACGTGAATTCTATACCATTGCCGTCCTTGTCTGTGTAAGATACTCCCCTGTCGATGGCTAGAAGAAGCAGAGAAAACAAAATGTTGAACAATGTTTCGCTCACTCAGTGCTATGTTGATATCTGGATTGAGAGACAGGATTTCTCATTGAATGAGGAACTTTTTCAACACGTCGGTGTGCTCTTGTCCTGTGGGTGACACCAGTGACCACCAAAACTGACCACGTTctttcattttgtgtcattcaaacttacctatggaacacttttgcatgttactccatttgggctcaaacacaagagtatccctttaattttctaaagggagaactgagttaacagctcggccgccaggcggcgccctgaccgatcccgcgagatcgcgccgatctcatgccgccatattcagtctttactcttgtgcttctacgaagcacatcgtttttggctcaccgtaggggagtctttacaataccgcagtgtccgtcgtccgtcgtcgtctgtcgtcgtccgtcgtcgtcgtatcctgtttcaaaaacagtggcacgtttcttaaccgctagggctatgaacttaaaactttgtacacagcaccccctaggtcaggtgacctcttacactgaatttcggtccgatctgattctcaacttggccaccagggggccaaatgtcgatatctaaaaagtgtgatatctcgcttattagtgacttgttttcgatgaaacttgtgttgtaggtactcatagcaaatatacatcttatatcatacgggttttttaatttgacctacttttcaagttcacagaggtcatatggcgtaaattggccgttagagtgtaaactatggcacgtttcttaaccactaaagctatgaacttgaaacttggtacatataccccctatatcacatagcctctggtgctgaatttcagtttgatctgattctcaactttgccaccagggggccaaaagtggatatctaaaaagtgtgatatctcgcttataagtgacttgttttcgataaaatttttatggtaggtactcttaggaagaatacatcacatgtcttacgggtttttaatttgacctacttttcaaggtcacagaggtcatatggcgtaaattggccgttggagtgtaaactatggcacgtttcttaaccagtaaagctatgaacttgaaacttggtgcatataaccccctacatcagataacctttgatgccgaattttggcctgatctgattctttattcagccaccagggggccataatggaaaaaggaagaagtgcaatatcttgcttattttagtgaattgttttcgataaaatttttatggcagggacttctagcaaggatacaccacatgtcctacgatttttggatttgacctccttttctaggtcacagaggtcaaatggcgtaaattggccattagagtgtaactatggcacgtttcttaactgctgaagctatgaacttgaaagttggtacatgtaaccccctacatcagataatctctgacaccgaattttggcctcatctgattcttgatttggccaccagggggtcaaaactgaaaaagtaggacgtgcaatatcttgcttattaatgactttttttcgatgaattttttattgcagggactcttagcaatcacacgatattgatcttgttgatgtcatagacaattattggttggatcataaacttatatatactgccctgtcttattacttgacatcaatacacatctaaaaaaagtcttcatgcccgattgtgttcaccatattcacctctaaactaagcatgatcctgcctactaaaagatgtatacggtgagcacaatggcccctggccgtttcatttcaaagctgccgtgaattcgatttaaaaccaaattcaaccagccaagtctagacgatttttgggttcattcacctacggagtagaccgccaaactaatcttggcattagtattgtccagtctatttaattatagacattttcttagctagcttagtcgacccggctccattattttgatcttggtagggtagagttaagtaggctattctccgctctattgtaatgaacaagactcagatccattgcaatagtgtttaattcaagtaggcatgttttcctttccattaattattgcgtcctttctggcctacttggggttcccagtgtttttattgtcattggtaccattttttatatggcgtacccctccgacggcatcctttgtctcaccacaaaggaatgcgtctggtggcgggaaacgggccgcgaagacgcctaaaccctcttccggttccgtttccgggcatataacccggaggtctagcaaacctcccgccaccaccccttccgtcagccgagttccggttccggccgcggctgcgaaggatgcgggatctgacattattaatgtctgtggtcccaagggagacttacatccaataagtctccaagggtttaatataccccggacctcagggaaccttccggttcccctgtcgtccgctccccgagtacaagccctttgtacccgcgggagcaccctgcttccggtccgccgattgcagttccggttactgacgcgggttcccgtttttcagtaaccgaagactctactgggggtttttctcagtctttactgcgaaataaccccagtcctcacggacacagtagagtagggccggaccttataacgccacctccgaaacaccatgcgtcttcggtaacagcgtttccgccctccgtacctccttctaaaagggcttccggtagctccataccggcgaaggagttacgggcatttccggtttcggacttcgtcctaccggaaatgcaggcaccttcctacgttggccaacctcttgggtggaaccaaccggaagtgccaccccctcctcgtagcagaggcgtcgttcccatggaacgagctacgcagagaggacatctgaactctagttcagaatatgggcaacttccgcttccggaagacccattcgcccgcacatacggcttccagggttcgcttatgcgctcaccctcgcctcaaccgcccgtcgttgagagaagccgcacgtcgggtccggaacccgagtcgggacagcaactgtcccagctcatccagatggtagcaggtgtttctgatagactcagccatctggagcagggttccggttcctctggtgcgcctggtcccatcggatacccaccatccgactcttctattttagaggaattttctgagaacgagagttctcagccaggctaccgctcccccaatcaggaggagctgtcaccagaggaggccagtatcctgtcggatatgaggacactcagatccttgatcagagcgtacctcccgcaggatctgtgccctaccccgccggaactgccagccttgtcaacaccgaccttttcactctggggacaggaagtggatcccaatccacaggtttctcaaggctccactcgggcacttgaattccttcctccctccccgtcggtgttagcagtctctgaacttttggagcgtacaatcagagactcacaaggcgcccaccaacgtacttccatccctgtccttccggcagtcggaccggaagcttggtgtaaaccggggaagttgttcacggcacaacttcctcccgttaggcagtaccgcgctgactattatcgagtcagctcggccggctgtccagctgcagcatcgacttccatattaaaggacgatgtacagctggaccaactcgtgcctagggtgacctcctcctcggcttaccgagaccttagagcacaagagggtctggccaaaaacacgttagcggtgctctcctacgcagagcacactaacctggccctagccagatccctaaaagataatgagtcactatctgatgacacaaaatcgcttgtgacatccttgtcacattcgattaggcacgctattgcgctgtccgccaagaccgcagcaaatagcgtcctactccgtagagacgccgcactgggctctctcaatgtcatcagatccctccagctggaaggggccttaagaaccgctcctatggacggttctttcctgttcgcagattctgtacaagaggcggctcaagcacagaaagattgggacaaattatatgcccccactgcgacacagagggccaagacctctctacctaacgctagaaagatagagaggccccagcaggcatcgggttcaatcccgtacgccaggcaggtcctgcctaggcctaccccgcctagtcagcctgctcctgctggatccttccgacgggaagcggagggtcgccgaactggaaagaggaaaaatacttcctctaaccagggtggatccggtccgactaagcactcctttcgcccaaggggtgctggccggaagaggtgactcccccctcctttctcctcccggacgcaaaaaggagccgactccggtagtcgggggccgtctgcaaaaatttgcagacatttgggacgattggtgcccagagtgaaactagatttcaaccgtacccccccccccccccgactaccatatatccaaccccagttcagccaccgaaggacccagtcaaggcctctgccctccaagcagaggtcgcgacattactggagaagcaagctatccaggtccttcaagatccatgctcccccggcttttacagccacgttttcttggttcccaagaaagcagggacatggaggctgatcatagacctttccaggttaaacaccttcttgaatgttcctcatttcaagatggaaaccaccaggtctatagcaacggcgatacagcccaacgattgggcggtatcgatggatttaatggatgcgtacttacatgtaccgatccatccagactatcaacacttccttcgattccattacgaaggaaagacgtatcaattcagggccctgccgttcggtctggcatcggcacccctaatttttacgatgatagtcacagccttcgtcgctccctttcacgtgatggggttcaagctccatcactacctagacgattggctactccgttgcaaatcgcgggaactactactgcaacaacttcaggttctaaagcaaaaagtagtttccgcaggttggattatcaacgaaacaaagtcagaattcataccatcccaagacttcgtttacgttggagttcggttccttacggccatagggaaaatgctgcccccccctagacaggataaagaaaattcttcatctcgtcgcagaattcagaggaaggactcaagctcccgcaaggcgatgcttgagccttttgggacttctgaattcggcagcagaccaaatcccccttggccgtctatatatgcgtcccatccagatgtttctaatgtctctatggaaaccccacagggacccattagacaagttggtattgatacctcaatacctactcaagaacgtctggaacttctgggagtcggagactcgtctccaaagcggtgtagatcttgctccaccgcccccagaagtgtccctgttcacagatgcttccctactagggtggggagcacatctgaacaacggggacatgtccataagaggtctatggacaagggaggagaccattcttccaataaatatattggaaatgaaggctgtccttcttgccgtgagggctctttcccttcgcctgaagaatcggagagtaaccctgttctccgacaattctacagtagtagcatatgtcaggagacagggaggcacaaagtccggcattctttgccagctaacttgggagctttaccatctttgtgccgaccttggagtatcgatatgtgccagacacataccgggcaatcgcaacatccttgccgacgccctgtcccgtcagaacaagctagttcagacagagtggacactccatcaggagattgtagacgacctttgtcgcctttggcactctccgaaggtagatctgttcgccaccaggctgaacaatcgccttcccatctattactctccacttccggacgaagaggccctggaagtcgacagccttacagcctcttgggtcgggctgaacgcatatgcgtttccacccctccctctcatccaaccagtcctgaacaagatcttgaccagccatccggtgagaataactctcatcgcaccttgctggccaaatcaggcctggttcccagccttgctggagctcctgatagatcaccccaggagtcttcctacttggaagcacctcctgtggcacccccttgggagatgctaccaccagaaccctggatttttcaagtttcacgcctggaacttatccagttgcatctccaccagagaggcttttcggacatcgctgtcaagcgcatgtccgcacctcaaagggggtctacccttgatgtgtatcaaggaaagtggtctaccttcacttcctggtgcagggagaacggagttactccgatctctccctctatatacagattagttgatttccttattgaattattcacggaaagacaactatctgtcacggctataaaagggtacaagtccgccatcgcttctaccctccgtgttttaagcacctgggatcttcgttgggaggaccaaataacccctcttttcagaggaatgttattagagcgtcctagaccggttcacaacacccctaaatgggacctttctgttgtccttaaggtgctcatgaggcatccttttgaacccatgtctatttcatccatgaaatatctgacactcaaaacggtctttctagtagccttggctaccgcccaacggagatcagagctccatgcactttcttttaagaagctggcttttagagagggaggggaggttatcctggcttttataccaggatttctggcgaagaaccagggaccggccgcctctcggcccccggttactattccctctctgtcaggaacgatctcttatgatcttcctgacagaactttatgtcccgtcagggccctaaagttctacataaataggacaaaacctcccggtatccgccaggggagagagcgtttgtttttgtcctataaggagggaaataaacgagagatagcggccgccactatttcaaggtggattgtggagactattcgtctttcctacaacaccttgaagacttcctctgatcttcgtgcgctagctaacatctcagcgcacgaagttagagcactagccacctcctgggctaactaccgaggagttgctcttcaagaagtcgtttccgctgcatgttggagtaatcactccacattctctcgtttctacctacgagacgtttcttccctcgtagatggcatgcacacaatcggcccgattgtgtctgcgaggcatgttgtttgatcctggctagatcaaaaaagggggggaagcccgattgaagagtcaaacgcgcatcttgcgccatttttgatatgccctatcttcaacatccaggcaacccctagtagactagaaaggacgcaatttcttattgttgtttagcaataattcattctacacccttcaacatgccttacttgctctaagctctgttgccggaaagaagatggttttattacgcaattctagcgctttccggagaatgggtctattactctctataatatgattgtaataccgagatcaaaataccggtcctccggttctccccatttctttcccctggcggtcctccttagctaatatgccggtggtgcctcctggatggaacaacagctcagccttaggtaagtcctcgtttcccacctccaataggttgctgggattcgatgcaaaagtgttccataggtaagtttgaatgacacaaaatgcccatttccttacaagaaatggccattttgttagttcatacttacctatggaacacggccctcccgccgtccccacaaacgggacatactctttattaacgctcaagagtaaagactaaatatggcggcatgagatcggcgcgatctcgcgggatcggtcagggcgccgcctggcggccgagctgttaactcagttctccctttagaaaattaaagggatactcttgtgtttgagcccaaatggagtaacatgcaaaagtgttccataggtaagtatgaactaacaaaatggccatttcttgtaaggaaatgggcatttgttTCAGTGTCATTAGAATGTTACCGTATCAATTTTCGTCTCGCACTCACCATGGAGTCTCTGACTGCCATTCAATACCACATTCATTGGGTCGATCATCTGACCTGACTTGGACATCATCCACCCGTAGCCATCCTGAAGGGTGGGTTCAAAGGATAGGAAGATTCCTTCAGGCATTCTGGTGGCTGGCTTGTCAAACCACTGAATGGTGATGTCGATACCTATAAGAACAAATTGACACATTATTTGGAAAATGCACTACTCCTGTCATATCACAAGTGATCAAACTGAAAGAAATGATAGTAGTATTCTTAAACTTTCATCCATGATAGAAAAAATGGCCACTAGGTGAACAAATTTGATTAAAATGCTCACCCATGCGGTCAAGTTTGTAATCTGTGACTTGGTAATGAACCCAGATTTCGGATGGAGCTCCATACTTCGTAGCTGTTTCTGCGTCCTTCATTTTAAGATGGGCGTAAAAGTCGCAATCACTGTCTGCAATGAAAAACGGGGAAAATCGGTAGACAAAATCATGACATCACACGAACACATTGGTACCTCTTGCAGCTACATTAttataatgaaataaaattccATTGAATGAAGTTGTATGATTCTAATGGAACACTTGAGGTGAATCTACAGGGAGTACTGCCTTACCTCCTTTCTTCCTGTAAAACTCTGCCAAAGTTGGCTCCCAAACCTTGCTCTCTGGGTGCGCATTCTGGGTTATGTTAGGTTTGTCGATCCCGAGGTCAAACCAGCCATCATTGATATAAGCCGTCTGCATGGCGTCGAAGTCTGTCTGGTTGTACGTGTTGTAGTGGAACTTTGCTAGCCCGTTCTTATCAGAAGCCCATTCGATCTAGCAAAAAAACAGGTAATTGGATCCAGTGCATGACGGCTGGTGTCTTcgaaatcatatttcatcatgGATTCTATTCTAGTAGATTAGGACCATATCATTCTgatttttatgtcaaaattcGACTCGTCGTGCTTCTGAGATGGTGGTCTATGCGGTTCTTTGGTGTCTACATATTGATAACATATCGTGTCTCTTCAAAGCGGGAGTTGTTACCTGTTTGAGGGGATCAGCTACTTGATTAAGAGAACCGGTCGTTTCGTCAAAGCCAACTTGGATACCGTTTGAGCACTTGTAAAGAAGGATTGTGTCCGAGTGGTAGTCTGAAAGTAGCGTAGAGCAAAAATAATGAATGGAATGTCGGATGCAAGAGCACGGATTGCAATCTTCGGGCAGGCGAATGGTGTCGCTTAGGATTTTTGTAACCAACTCTCTCGTGCATCCTACGGGTAAGTCCAAttctttccaaataaaatcCGGAGGCAGTGGACCGGTCTCGTCCTGTCGTCCACCAATGTTTCCACCATCTGGGGCAGTCAATGAGAAGAGACGAATAGGACCACGTAATTGACTGCCCGAGAGTCTTAATTCTGAATGAAACTTCATTAGGAATAGTCGGAGGAACGTTCATCGGTCTCTAGACTGGTCTCGTCGTTGTTTCTTACCGGTGAGGTCGGGTTTGGAAGGCTTCATGTCGTCAAACTCTTTGGTGATATTCTCAGCCAATGGATGGTCTGACAGTGCGTCCACTGCCAGATAAGTGAATTGACGCTGGGCCATCCATCCGAGAGTGTTGTTTTTGAATTCAGTTGCTGTGGGAAAATGGGTAATTTCGTCAGGCGCCTATCTATGTAATTGTTGCAAACCTAAATCCGGAAAACACTAATTTTTCATGCTAAATATTCTTTTGTCTGAAATAGTGACAATTCAAAAGAGGGAACCGTACTTTGCCGTAAAATAACCTATCTAGTGCTTTTTCAAAAGGGCGATAGTAAATGCATGTACACCAGCGACGAAAAATGAACCCTGTGCTGATGGCTCTGAAACTCTCCGAGATCCCTTTGAGAGAAAATCAATAAGAATAGCAaataaatgtctgaaaatgatATAAAAACTCACAGTTCTTGACTGTCTGAAAGGCGGTGTTGTCCCAGTTGATCTGATCGGAGAGTCCGTGATAACCCCACGTGTGCTCCCCCGTTTTCAACAGCAGACGGCTCGAGTTGAAGAAGCGGGGATCCTCGTACGAGCACATG contains the following coding sequences:
- the LOC135492306 gene encoding uncharacterized protein LOC135492306, encoding MGIDITIQWFDKPATRMPEGIFLSFEPTLQDGYGWMMSKSGQMIDPMNVVLNGSQRLHAIDRGVSYTDKDGNGIEFTSKDVALVSTITKTLPGTALPLPLHQTDAITGVSYNLFNNLWNLNYVLWYPFSKGDEDFKARFSINLLHQKLKAWPKISASRSYTEGTKFERL